In Zingiber officinale cultivar Zhangliang chromosome 1A, Zo_v1.1, whole genome shotgun sequence, a genomic segment contains:
- the LOC122019901 gene encoding xyloglucan endotransglucosylase/hydrolase protein 22-like, producing MFMATARFFLFSILLAISSTSATMAGNFYQDVDINWGNGRGKILNAGRLLTLSLDKSSGSGFLSKNQYIYGRFEVQLKLVPGNSAGTVTTFYLSSRGPTHDEIDLEFLGNLSGDPYTLHTNVFTQGKGNREQQFKLWFDPTRDFHIYSVLWNPRHIVFYVDGMPIREFKNMEAKGVAYPKGQAMRVYASMWAAEDWATRGGQVKTDWSQAPFTAAYRGYAANGCVWPAGGGAATCSASGSSWMWQEFDATSVRRMKWVQRNYMIYNYCSDAKRSPQGMPPECSATP from the exons ATGTTCATGGCGACGGCTCGTTTCTTTCTCTTCTCTATTTTGCTTGCCATTTCTTCTACAAGCGCAACAATGGCTGGAAACTTCTACCAGGACGTGGACATAAACTGGGGCAACGGCCGAGGCAAAATCCTCAACGCTGGACGACTCCTCACGCTCTCCCTCGACAAGAGCTCTGGCTCCGGCTTTCTGTCAAAGAACCAATACATTTATGGCAGGTTCGAAGTGCAGCTCAAGCTTGTTCCAGGCAATTCTGCAGGCACAGTCACAACCTTCTAT TTATCTTCTCGGGGTCCAACGCATGATGAGATCGACTTGGAGTTTCTGGGGAATCTCAGCGGCGACCCCTACACTCTCCACACCAACGTGTTCACGCAGGGGAAGGGAAACAGAGAGCAGCAGTTCAAGCTCTGGTTCGATCCCACCCGGGATTTCCATATCTACTCTGTTTTGTGGAATCCCAGACACATTGT TTTCTACGTGGACGGAATGCCGATCAGGGAGTTCAAGAACATGGAGGCGAAGGGGGTGGCATACCCGAAGGGCCAGGCGATGCGGGTGTACGCGAGCATGTGGGCAGCAGAGGACTGGGCGACCAGAGGCGGGCAGGTGAAGACCGATTGGTCGCAAGCGCCCTTCACGGCCGCATACAGAGGCTATGCCGCCAATGGCTGCGTCTGGCCTGCCGGCGGAGGCGCCGCCACTTGCTCCGCCAGCGGGAGCTCTTGGATGTGGCAGGAGTTCGACGCGACGAGTGTGAGGAGGATGAAGTGGGTGCAGAGGAACTACATGATCTACAATTACTGCAGCGATGCGAAGAGGTCCCCCCAAGGAATGCCGCCGGAATGCTCCGCTACGCCTTGA
- the LOC122000464 gene encoding homeobox-leucine zipper protein HAT22-like, whose protein sequence is MIELEESNVTLSLAIAGPESLPIDKIPEEKKRRRTLFLARRREADNPSAKGSSKRKKLRLSKEQLNLLEKSFGAHATLVPEQKQELAQRLNLEPRQVEVWFQNRRARTKLKQTEVDCELLKKRCQRLIDENTRLKKELIELSSGMQLCLKTCCWCNEMVGDHESNRAVS, encoded by the exons ATGATAGAGTTAGAGGAGAGCAACGTTACCCTCAGTCTTGCCATTGCAGGACCTGAAAGCCTTCCCATCGACAAAATTCCGgaggagaagaaaaggaggaggacgCTTTTCCTGGCTCGGCGAAGGGAAGCAGACAATCCATCAGCCAAAGGCAGCAGCAAAAGGAAGAAACTGAGGCTATCAAAGGAGCAGCTGAATTTGCTTGAAAAAAGCTTCGGAGCTCACGCCACTCTTGTTCCC GAACAGAAGCAAGAGCTGGCGCAAAGGTTGAACTTGGAGCCAAGGCAAGTGGAAGTGTGGTTCCAGAATAGAAGAGCCAG GACGAAGTTGAAGCAGACTGAAGTGGACTGTGAGTTGCTGAAGAAGCGGTGCCAGAGGCTGATCGACGAGAACACGAGGCTGAAGAAAGAGCTAATCGAGTTGAGTTCTGGGATGCAATTGTGCTTAAAAACGTGTTGTTGGTGTAACGAGATGGTGGGCGATCATGAGAGTAACAGGGCGGTTTCTTGA